The following proteins are co-located in the Apium graveolens cultivar Ventura chromosome 5, ASM990537v1, whole genome shotgun sequence genome:
- the LOC141662076 gene encoding putative F-box/LRR-repeat protein 8, protein MGQSSSTQSSSSISSPPLFHRSISISTPMNLNNSDSDLISELPDECIALIFQSLSSGDRKRCSLVCRRWLIVEGQSRHRLSLNAQADLISVVPALFSRFDSVTKLALRCDRRSKSVNDETLTLISVRCPNLTRLKLRGCRELTDVGMTNFAMHTKCLKKFSCGSCMFGAKGMNAVLNHCAFLEELSVKRLRGINDGGGAEPIGPGVAGGSLKTICLKELYNGQYFGPLIVGSKNLRSLKLLRCLGDWDSLLEMVANKKNSLVEVHLERLQVSDIGLSALSNCPELEILHIVKTPDCTNVGVVSVAENCKLMRKLHIDGWRTNRIGDEGLLAIAKHSARLQELVLIGVNPSTASLEAIASNCQKLERLALCGSETIADAEIACIAAKCAALKKLCIKGCPVSDTGIEAFAWGCPNLVKIKVKKCRDVTSEVADWLRARRGSLMVNLDVCEVEVEAVDASASDSGVQEEVLDFQPMLSEEIIAGVDVNAPSSSTTRTSSSKSRFGLFGGRSFVACALRRWSNRNSSSNNGSP, encoded by the coding sequence ATGGGGCAGTCATCTTCAACTCAATCCTCTTCTTCTATCTCCTCCCCTCCTCTTTTTCACCGCTCTATTTCCATTTCTACCCCTATGAATCTCAATAATTCCGATTCTGACCTCATCTCCGAGCTTCCCGACGAGTGTATTGCCCTAATTTTTCAATCTCTAAGTTCCGGCGACCGGAAAAGATGCTCGCTCGTTTGTCGCCGGTGGCTAATCGTCGAAGGTCAAAGCCGTCATCGGTTATCGTTGAACGCTCAGGCCGATTTGATTTCTGTTGTGCCGGCGTTGTTTTCGCGGTTCGATTCCGTTACGAAGCTCGCGTTGCGGTGTGATCGGAGATCTAAGAGTGTGAACGATGAAACGTTGACTTTGATATCGGTGAGGTGTCCTAATTTGACTAGATTGAAGTTGAGAGGGTGTCGAGAGTTGACCGATGTTGGAATGACTAATTTCGCTATGCACACCAAGTGTTTGAAGAAATTCTCGTGTGGATCGTGTATGTTTGGAGCGAAAGGGATGAATGCGGTGCTTAATCATTGCGCGTTTCTCGAAGAATTGTCGGTTAAGAGGCTGAGAGGGATTAATGATGGTGGAGGTGCGGAGCCGATTGGGCCTGGTGTGGCGGGAGGTTCGTTGAAAACGATTTGCTTGAAGGAGCTTTATAATGGACAGTATTTTGGTCCGCTTATTGTTGGATCGAAGAATTTGAGGTCGTTGAAGTTGTTGAGGTGTTTAGGGGATTGGGATAGTTTGTTGGAAATGGTTGCTAATAAGAAGAATAGCTTGGTTGAGGTTCATTTGGAGAGGTTGCAAGTGAGTGATATTGGGCTTTCTGCGTTGTCGAATTGTCCGGAGTTGGAGATTTTGCATATTGTTAAGACGCCGGATTGTACGAATGTTGGGGTTGTTTCTGTGGCGGAGAATTGTAAGTTGATGAGGAAGCTTCATATTGACGGGTGGAGGACTAATAGGATTGGTGATGAAGGGTTGCTTGCTATTGCTAAGCATAGTGCTAGGCTTCAGGAGTTGGTTCTGATTGGTGTTAATCCTAGTACTGCTAGTTTGGAGGCGATTGCTTCGAATTGTCAGAAATTGGAGAGGTTGGCACTTTGCGGTAGTGAGACTATTGCTGATGCTGAAATTGCATGTATTGCTGCAAAATGTGCTGCCTTGAAGAAGCTGTGTATTAAGGGGTGTCCTGTGTCGGATACGGGGATTGAGGCTTTTGCTTGGGGCTGCCCCAATTTAGTGAAAATTAAGGTCAAGAAGTGTAGAGATGTGACTAGTGAGGTTGCTGATTGGCTAAGGGCGAGGAGGGGATCTTTGATGGTTAATTTGGACGTGTGTGAGGTTGAAGTTGAAGCGGTTGATGCAAGTGCAAGTGATAGTGGGGTACAAGAGGAGGTGTTGGATTTTCAACCAATGCTCAGTGAAGAAATTATTGCTGGTGTTGATGTTAATGCTCCATCAAGTAGCACCACAAGGACATCCTCATCCAAGTCGAGATTTGGTCTTTTTGGAGGTAGGAGTTTTGTGGCTTGCGCTTTAAGGAGGTGGTCTAATCGTAATAGTAGCTCCAACAATGGTAGTCCGTGA